In Chaetodon trifascialis isolate fChaTrf1 chromosome 2, fChaTrf1.hap1, whole genome shotgun sequence, one DNA window encodes the following:
- the ern2 gene encoding serine/threonine-protein kinase/endoribonuclease IRE1, with protein MKDSVSGVMGPLGRLLLSLLLLSWEGKLIQVGGVRSVTLPESLLFVSTLDGSLHAVSKQSGDIKWTLREDPIIQVPVYLTEPGFLPDPNDGSLYVLGGKHKEGLMKLPFTIPELVQSAPCRSSDGILYTGKKQDVWFVVDPETGEKQTSLTTSASESICPNTPLLYIGRTEYVVTMFDTKTQELRWNATYNDYSAPPYDEKQDYKMAHLVSSGDGLVVTVDRESGDVLWSQNYGSPVIGVYLYSGDSLRHAPHLSLAMETLRFLTFSSANNQADAHSTLKWSYQFVKEQASAQTQLLHTLYVGKLDSHLYASTSLVHHGVSLVPRGLTLARIEGPVTAEVTVRERGACEITPSTDVRYPPGSTNSRKNHWLLIGHHELPPVAHTTMLRDFPGSLQRSGDAVIPPRPSASSASPASYYHERYFQTVAGGHSDTNANREGDDGRTSGQTQRAAAVLPVYMTQDRLTLAVLTLLLGGWLAFALTYPVRAAQQLKAQRQLEEAFESRLQRMQTSMQTNMQTNMQTSMQTNMQTNMQTNMQTSVQTNVQAVTLVSSDTSLSSDTNISSDSHPASPEPPPSPHSHSSSTSDVDVNGTAGLKPTAAVSEGNSEEVQVGKISFTPSEVLGHGTAGTFVFRGKFDGRHVAVKRVLPECFEVAEREVQLLRASDTHPNVIRYFCTERDRLFTYIAIELCAATLQQYVEDPTCFPGLNPISVLEQTMCGLSHLHSLNIVHRDLKPRNILLSGPSVLGQVRALISDFGLCKRIPDGRSSFSLRSGIPGTEGWIAPEVLRDTPDNKPTAAVDVFSAGCVFYFVVSRGRHPFGDALRRQVNILSGEYSLSHFMENTHDDVIAQDLIEQMISAEAESRPSTACVLKHPFFWSPEKQLLFFQDVSDRIEKEPADSPIVVKLETAGRAVVRTNWRMHISVPLQTDLRRFRTYKGNSVRDLLRAMRNKKHHYHELPPEVQETLGELPEGFVSYFTSRFPRLLMHTHAALHICSHERLFQPYYLSPNAK; from the exons CGTCCTGGGTGGGAAGCACAAGGAAGGCCTAATG AAACTGCCGTTCACCATCCCAGAGCTGGTTCAGTCAGCTCCCTGCAGGAGCTCCGATGGTATACTCTATACAG GTAAAAAGCAGGATGTGTGGTTTGTGGTTGACCCTGAGACAGGTGAGAAACAAACCAGTTTAACCACCTCCGCCTCAGAATCCATCTGCCCTAACACTCCCCTTCTCTACATTGGACGCACAG AGTATGTGGTGACCATGTTCGATACTAAGACACAAGAGCTGAGGTGGAACGCTACGTACAACGATTACTCTGCTCCACCTTACGATGAAAAACAAGATTACA AGATGGCCCATCTGGTGTCGAGTGGCGATGGTCTTGTTGTGACAGTTGACAGAGAGTCAG GTGATGTTCTGTGGAGTCAGAACTATGGCTCACCTGTCATAGGGGTCTACCTGTACTCTGGAGACTCGCTAAGACACGCCCCCCACCTGTCCCTCGCCATGGAAACGCTCCGcttcctcaccttctcctctgcCAACAACCAGGCAGACGCACACTCTACCTTGAAGTGGAGCTATCAGTTTGTGAAGGAGCAAGCCAGCGCACAAACGCAACTTTT acaCACTCTCTATGTGGGAAAACTGGACTCCCACCTCTATGCCTCCACCTCCCTCGTCCACCATGGAGTCTCATTAGTG CCTCGTGGACTGACCCTGGCTCGAATTGAGGGTCCAGTGACGGCTGAGGTGACGGTCAGGGAGCGAGGGGCGTGTGAGATCACACCTTCCACCGATGTGCGCTACCCGCCAGGGAGCACAAACAGCCGGAAGAACCACTGGCTGCTAAtag GTCATCACGAGCTCCCTCCGGTAGCTCACACCACCATGCTGAGGGACTTCCCAGGCAGCCTGCAGCGTTCTGGTGACGCAGTCATCCCCCCTCGGCCCTcggcctcctctgcctcccctgCCTCATACTACCACGAGCGCTAT TTCCAGACGGTTGCTGGTGGCCATAGCGACACTAATGCTAACAGAGAGGGGGATGATGGGAGGACGTCAGGACAGACCCAGCGAGCAGCCGCTGTGCTTCCTGTCTATATGACTCAGGACCGTCTCACTCTGGCTGTTCTGACGCTGCTGCTGGGAGGATGGCTGGCCTTCGCTCTCACATACCCCGTT cGTGCAGCCCAGCAGCTGAAAGCtcagaggcagctggaggaggcttTTGAGTCTCGTCTCCAGCGCATGCAGACCAGCATGCAGACGAACATGCAGACGAACATGCAGACCAGCATGCAGACGAACATGCAGACGAACATGCAGACGAACATGCAGACGAGCGTGCAGACCAACGTGCAGGCAGTGACCTTGGTTTCCTCAGACACGTCCCTTTCTTCTGACACAAACATCTCCAGTG ACTCTCACCCAGCTTCTCCTGAGCCTCCACCCAGCCCTCactctcacagcagcagcacctcagATGTCGACGTAAATGGCACCGCTGGGCTCAAAcccacagcag CTGTCTCAGAAGGAAACAGTGAGGAGGTGCAGGTGGGTAAAATCTCCTTCACTCCATCTGAGGTGCTCGGACACGGCACAGCGGGAACGTTTGTCTTCAG gGGTAAATTTGATGGACGCCATGTAGCGGTGAAGCGAGTTCTTCCGGAGTGTTTTGAAGTCGCAGAACGCGAGGTGCAGCTCCTCCGAGCGTCTGACACACACCCGAACGTCATCCGATATTTCTGCACAGAGAGAGATCGCCTCTTCACGTACATCGCCATCGAGCTGTGTGCTGCGACCCTGCAACAG TATGTGGAGGATCCGACTTGCTTTCCCGGGCTGAATCCTATAAGTGTGCTGGAGCAAACCATGTGTGGCCTTTCACACCTGCACTCGCTCAATAtag TCCACCGTGACCTGAAGCCTAGgaacatcctcctctctggtCCCAGCGTGCTGGGTCAGGTCCGAGCTCTCATCTCCGACTTTGGGCTCTGTAAGAGGATCCCAGACGGTCGGAGCAGCTTCTCTCTGCGCTCAGGAATACCAGGAACCGAAGGGTGGATAGCCCCTGAAGTCCTGAGGGATACTCCTGACAACAAACCG acGGCAGCGGTGGACGTGTTCTCAGCAGGCTGTGTGTTTTACTTCGTGGTCAGCAGGGGGCGGCACCCTTTCGGTGACGCGCTGAGACGACAGGTCAACATCCTGTCAGGAGAATACTCACTCTCGCATTTTATGGAAAACACACACG ATGACGTGATCGCACAGGATCTGATTGAGCAGATGATCAGCGCTGAGGCCGAGTCCCGTCCCTCCACCGCCTGCGTGCTCAAACATCCGTTCTTCTGGAGCCCCGAGAAGCAGCTGCTCTTCTTCCAG GACGTGAGCGACCGCATAGAGAAGGAACCAGCCGACAGCCCGATTGTGGTCAAGCTGGAGACTGCAGGGAGAGCAGTGGTTCGAACCAACTGGAGGATGCATATCTCTGTGCCGCTACAGACAG ACTTGAGGCGGTTCAGGACATATAAAGGAAACTCAGTCAGAGATCTGCTGAGAGCCATGAGGAATAAG AAGCATCACTACCACGAGCTGCCCCCGGAGGTGCAGGAGACTCTCGGCGAGCTGCCCGAAGGCTTCGTCAGCTACTTCACCTCACGGTTTCCACGGttactgatgcacacacacgctgctctgCACATCTGTAGCCATGAGAGACTGTTTCAGCCCTACTATCTGTCCCCAAATGCCAAGTAG